Proteins from one Cryptomeria japonica chromosome 4, Sugi_1.0, whole genome shotgun sequence genomic window:
- the LOC131875027 gene encoding uncharacterized protein LOC131875027, with protein MFIACNVARESEKVIWFLDSSCSNHMTGNLEMFSSLDESVKSDATLGNDNKDSVMGKSSVNILTKMGEKKYISDVYFVPGLKHNLMSIGQLIQKGYRIYFKNKECTILDKFPSNQLIAKVQMTSNRILPLRIKPDLKVEFSQENNTMNPRVHEGKVAAVPQVVYQVEIKDENWLWHLRFGHLNFGNLNLLHKKKMVMGLPLIEKSDRICEGCILGKQHRESFPAGKSIRANKPLEIKRKDC; from the coding sequence ATGTTCATAGCTTGTAATGTTGCACGAGAAAGTGAGAAAGTTATATGGTTTTTAGACTCGAGTTGTAGCAATCACATGACTGGAAATTTGGAAATGTTTTCTAGTTTGGATGAGAGTGTAAAATCAGATGCAACATTGGGAAATGACAACAAAGATTCAGTTATGGGTAAAAGTAGTGTCAACATTCTAACCAAAATGGGGGAGAAAAAGTATATTTCAGATGTCTATTTTGTTCCTGGACTGAAACATAACTTAATGAGTATAGGGCAGCTCATTCAAAAAGGGTATAGAATCTATTTCAAGAACAaagaatgcacaattttagacAAATTTCCAAGTAATCAGCTCATAGCAAAAGTCCAAATGACAAGCAATAGAATTCTTCCCCTAAGGATAAAACCAGATTTAAAAGTAGAGTTTTCTCAAGAAAATAACACAATGAATCCACGAGTGCATGAAGGAAAAGTTGCAGCAGTCCCCCAAGTAGTTTATCAAgttgaaattaaagatgaaaattggttatggcacctAAGATTTGGGCATCTAAACTTTGGAAACTTAAACTTATTGCACAAGAAGAAAATGGTGATGGGGTTGCCGCTAATAGAAAAATCGGATAGAATATGTGAAGGATGTATTTTGGGTAAacaacatagagaatcatttccagcTGGAAAGTCAATTCGTGCAaacaaaccattagagataaaaagGAAAGATTGTTGA